One genomic window of Musa acuminata AAA Group cultivar baxijiao unplaced genomic scaffold, Cavendish_Baxijiao_AAA HiC_scaffold_1137, whole genome shotgun sequence includes the following:
- the LOC135670962 gene encoding PRA1 family protein F3-like has translation MTTYETLPISTSSPGFVSLTTWCPWRELADVRALGRPAGLGEAYIRIRTNAARFSMNYAIIVLLFVFLSLLWHPLSLIVFVASMAAWLFFYFLRGEPLVVLGWVIRDRVVLMGLAVVTLVPLLKTNATANILISLSVGLLLVVVHAALRRTDYAIVEAEGPCYAAVGSAPASVQSSR, from the coding sequence ATGACGACCTACGAGACGCTCCCGATCTCCACCTCCTCTCCAGGCTTCGTATCGCTCACCACGTGGTGTCCCTGGCGGGAGCTCGCCGACGTCCGCGCCCTCGGTCGCCCGGCCGGCCTCGGCGAGGCCTACATTCGGATCCGAACCAACGCCGCCCGCTTCTCCATGAACTATGCCATCATCGTCCTCCTCTTCGTCTTCCTCAGCCTCCTCTGGCACCCTCTCTCCCTCATCGTGTTTGTCGCCTCCATGGCCGCCTGGCTGTTCTTCTACTTCCTCCGGGGCGAGCCCCTCGTCGTCCTCGGCTGGGTTATCAGGGACCGGGTCGTCCTGATGGGCCTAGCGGTGGTGACGCTGGTTCCGTTGCTGAAGACCAACGCGACGGCCAACATACTGATATCGCTGTCGGTCGGCCTGCTCCTGGTGGTGGTACACGCGGCGCTGAGGCGGACCGACTACGCTATCGTGGAGGCGGAGGGGCCGTGCTACGCCGCCGTCGGATCTGCTCCAGCGTCTGTGCAGTCTTCGAGATGA